In a single window of the Streptomyces sp. NBC_00094 genome:
- the carB gene encoding carbamoyl-phosphate synthase large subunit, whose product MPKRTDIQSVLVIGSGPIVIGQAAEFDYSGTQACRILKAEGLRVILVNSNPATIMTDPEIADATYVEPITPEFVEKIIAKERPDALLPTLGGQTALNTAISMHEQGVLEKYGVELIGANVEAINKGEDRDLFKGVVEAVKAKIGYGESARSVICHTMDDVIQGVETLGGYPVVVRPSFTMGGAGSGFAHDEEELRRIAGQGLTLSPTTEVLLEESILGWKEYELELMRDKNDNVVVVCSIENFDPMGVHTGDSITVAPAMTLTDREYQRLRDIGIAIIREVGVDTGGCNIQFAIDPVDGRIIVIEMNPRVSRSSALASKATGFPIAKIAARLAVGYTLDEIPNDITEKTPASFEPTLDYVVVKAPRFAFEKFPSADSTLTTTMKSVGEAMAIGRNFTEALQKALRSLEKKGSQFTFVGEPGDKDELLRESVRPTDGRINTVMQAIRAGATPQEVFDATKIDPWFVDQLFLIKEIADELAGAEKLDPEILAEAKRHGFSDAQIAEIRGLREDVVREVRHALGVRPVYKTVDTCAAEFAAKTPYFYSSYDEESEVAPRTKPAVIILGSGPNRIGQGIEFDYSCVHASFALSDAGYETVMVNCNPETVSTDYDTSDRLYFEPLTLEDVLEIVHAETLAGPVAGVVVQLGGQTPLGLAQALKDNGVPVVGTPPEAIHAAEDRGAFGQVLAEAGLPAPKHGTATTFAGAKAIADEIGYPVLVRPSYVLGGRGMEIVYDETRLESYIAESTEISPTRPVLVDRFLDDAIEIDVDALYDGEELYLGGVMEHIEEAGIHSGDSACALPPITLGGFDIKRLRISTEAIAKGVGVRGLINIQFAMAGDILYVLEANPRASRTVPFTSKATAVPLAKAAARISLGATIAELRAEGLLPKNGDGGTLPIDAPISVKEAVMPWSRFRDIHGRGVDTVLGPEMRSTGEVMGIDAVFGTAYAKSQAGAYGPLPTKGRAFISVANRDKRSMIFPARELVAHGFELLATSGTAEVLKRNGINATVVRKLSEGEGPNGEKTIVQLIHDGQVDLIVNTPYGTGGRLDGYEIRTAAVARSVPCLTTVQALAAAVQGIDALNHGDVGVRSLQEHAEHLTAARD is encoded by the coding sequence GTGCCTAAGCGCACCGATATCCAGTCCGTCCTGGTCATCGGCTCCGGCCCGATCGTCATCGGACAGGCCGCAGAGTTCGACTACTCCGGCACCCAGGCCTGCCGCATCCTCAAGGCCGAGGGCCTGCGGGTCATCCTGGTCAACTCCAACCCGGCCACGATCATGACCGACCCGGAGATCGCCGACGCCACGTACGTCGAGCCGATCACCCCCGAGTTCGTCGAGAAGATCATCGCCAAGGAGCGCCCCGACGCCCTCCTGCCGACCCTCGGCGGCCAGACCGCGCTCAACACCGCGATCTCCATGCACGAGCAGGGCGTCCTGGAGAAGTACGGCGTCGAGCTCATCGGCGCCAACGTCGAGGCGATCAACAAGGGCGAGGACCGCGACCTCTTCAAGGGTGTCGTCGAGGCCGTCAAGGCCAAGATCGGCTACGGCGAGTCCGCCCGCTCGGTCATCTGCCACACCATGGACGACGTGATCCAGGGCGTCGAGACGCTCGGCGGCTACCCCGTCGTCGTCCGCCCCTCCTTCACGATGGGCGGCGCCGGTTCCGGCTTCGCCCACGACGAGGAAGAGCTGCGCCGCATCGCCGGCCAGGGCCTCACGCTCTCCCCGACCACCGAGGTGCTCCTCGAGGAGTCCATCCTCGGCTGGAAGGAGTACGAGCTGGAGCTGATGCGCGACAAGAACGACAACGTCGTGGTCGTCTGCTCCATCGAGAACTTCGACCCGATGGGCGTCCACACCGGTGACTCGATCACCGTCGCCCCGGCGATGACGCTCACCGACCGCGAGTACCAGCGGCTGCGCGACATCGGCATCGCGATCATCCGCGAGGTCGGCGTCGACACCGGCGGCTGCAACATCCAGTTCGCGATCGACCCGGTCGACGGCCGGATCATCGTCATCGAGATGAACCCGCGCGTCTCCCGCTCCTCGGCGCTCGCCTCCAAGGCGACCGGCTTCCCGATCGCGAAGATCGCGGCCCGTCTCGCCGTCGGCTACACGCTGGACGAGATCCCGAACGACATCACGGAGAAGACCCCGGCGTCCTTCGAGCCCACGCTCGACTACGTCGTCGTCAAGGCCCCGCGCTTCGCCTTCGAGAAGTTCCCCTCCGCCGACTCCACGCTGACCACGACCATGAAGTCGGTCGGCGAGGCCATGGCGATCGGCCGCAACTTCACCGAGGCGCTCCAGAAGGCCCTGCGCTCCCTGGAGAAGAAGGGCTCGCAGTTCACCTTCGTCGGCGAGCCCGGTGACAAGGACGAGCTCCTGCGCGAGTCGGTCCGCCCGACCGACGGCCGCATCAACACCGTCATGCAGGCCATCCGCGCCGGCGCCACCCCGCAGGAGGTCTTCGACGCCACGAAGATCGACCCGTGGTTCGTCGACCAGCTCTTCCTGATCAAGGAGATCGCCGACGAGCTGGCCGGCGCCGAGAAGCTCGACCCCGAGATCCTGGCCGAGGCCAAGCGCCACGGCTTCTCCGACGCCCAGATCGCCGAGATCCGCGGCCTGCGCGAGGACGTCGTCCGCGAGGTCCGGCACGCCCTCGGCGTCCGCCCGGTCTACAAGACGGTCGACACCTGCGCCGCCGAGTTCGCCGCCAAGACCCCGTACTTCTACTCCTCGTACGACGAGGAGAGCGAGGTCGCGCCGCGCACCAAGCCCGCGGTGATCATCCTGGGCTCCGGCCCGAACCGCATCGGCCAGGGCATCGAGTTCGACTACTCCTGCGTCCACGCCTCCTTCGCGCTCAGCGACGCCGGCTACGAGACCGTGATGGTCAACTGCAACCCCGAGACCGTCTCGACGGACTACGACACCTCCGACCGCCTGTACTTCGAGCCGCTGACGCTCGAGGACGTGCTGGAGATCGTCCACGCCGAGACCCTCGCCGGCCCCGTCGCCGGTGTCGTCGTCCAGCTCGGCGGCCAGACCCCGCTGGGCCTGGCGCAGGCGCTCAAGGACAACGGCGTGCCGGTCGTCGGCACCCCGCCGGAGGCCATCCACGCCGCCGAGGACCGCGGCGCCTTCGGCCAGGTCCTCGCCGAGGCCGGCCTCCCCGCCCCGAAGCACGGCACCGCGACCACCTTCGCCGGCGCCAAGGCCATCGCCGACGAGATCGGCTACCCCGTCCTCGTACGCCCCTCGTACGTGCTCGGCGGCCGCGGCATGGAGATCGTCTACGACGAGACCCGGCTGGAGTCGTACATCGCCGAGTCCACCGAGATCAGCCCCACCCGGCCGGTCCTGGTCGACCGCTTCCTCGACGACGCCATCGAGATCGACGTCGACGCGCTCTACGACGGCGAGGAGCTCTACCTCGGCGGCGTCATGGAGCACATCGAGGAGGCCGGCATCCACTCCGGCGACTCGGCCTGCGCCCTGCCCCCGATCACCCTCGGCGGCTTCGACATCAAGCGCCTGCGCATCTCCACCGAGGCGATCGCCAAGGGCGTCGGCGTCCGCGGCCTGATCAACATCCAGTTCGCCATGGCCGGCGACATCCTGTACGTGCTCGAGGCGAACCCCCGCGCCTCCCGGACCGTCCCCTTCACCTCGAAGGCGACCGCCGTGCCGCTCGCGAAGGCCGCCGCCCGCATCTCGCTGGGCGCCACCATCGCCGAACTGCGCGCCGAGGGCCTGCTGCCGAAGAACGGCGACGGCGGCACCCTGCCGATCGACGCGCCGATCTCCGTCAAGGAGGCCGTCATGCCGTGGTCGCGCTTCCGCGACATCCACGGCCGCGGCGTCGACACCGTCCTCGGCCCGGAGATGCGCTCCACCGGCGAGGTCATGGGCATCGACGCGGTCTTCGGCACGGCCTACGCCAAGTCGCAGGCCGGCGCCTACGGCCCGCTGCCCACCAAGGGCCGCGCGTTCATCTCCGTCGCCAACCGCGACAAGCGCTCGATGATCTTCCCGGCCCGCGAACTCGTCGCCCACGGCTTCGAGCTGCTGGCCACCTCCGGCACCGCCGAGGTCCTCAAGCGCAACGGCATCAACGCCACCGTCGTCCGCAAGCTCAGCGAGGGCGAGGGCCCGAACGGCGAGAAGACGATCGTCCAGCTGATCCACGACGGCCAGGTCGACCTGATCGTCAACACGCCGTACGGCACCGGTGGCCGCCTCGACGGCTACGAGATCCGTACGGCAGCGGTGGCGCGCAGCGTCCCGTGCCTCACCACGGTCCAGGCGCTCGCCGCGGCCGTCCAGGGCATCGACGCGCTCAACCACGGCGACGTCGGCGTCCGCTCGCTCCAGGAACACGCGGAGCATCTGACCGCGGCCCGCGACTAG